One Misgurnus anguillicaudatus chromosome 19, ASM2758022v2, whole genome shotgun sequence genomic region harbors:
- the il21r.1 gene encoding interleukin 21 receptor, tandem duplicate 1 yields the protein MCLSKADHRFFHCYSMMSLWQTIILFVVCGLIECNDSVCDVTCTTDFISTLNCSKSDLAGTASCFIVANCSDEYVTVEGNCSITSSQSWCTIEPEGLMMDYDTKCSIKTTQMTKQGVAETPITKNMLLYKSIKLIQPFNLSVEKIDEGFNLTWDVAYTSHELYEKLYYRVRLRIKDDPSEKEEIFTQDQNQQSMVLLSERLLPGRQYVADVQVAVHPMTIKSEWSEWSNSAEWTCDPTGSEQYYLLLLMAVPIAAIAVVLLYSGKLGGIKKMLLWQHIPSPHDYFTPLYHTHQGDFKKWVGPVLTFSSFDVLEKNSIVQVLCDKQQPEKSEEPVNNRNAQHRDSSPNSPANQNSSKFYFDGSGSQVVTHSGGHISMDTVTVSGQEGIVADWSSESHRRSIEDFPSREDADRRADEIADGQLRALLPNGRGSLQDCDDWHVQDHIERVSLVSYSSNENSDDGYPQMGLDLDTIDSGFLESDCSSPSAFDEKEQMETASLDGVGVFHSNYVKQWVSFTAVQVDTHSSG from the exons ATGTGTCTGAGCAAAGCTGACCACAGATTCTTCCACTGTTATTCCATGATGTCTCTATGGCAAACCATAATCTTATTTGTTGTTTGTGGACTTATAGAGTGCA ATGACAGCGTGTGCGATGTGACCTGCACCACAGACTTCATTTCCACACTAAACTGCTCTAAATCTGACTTGGCAGGAACAGCATCATGTTTCATTGTGGCCAACTGCAG TGATGAATATGTTACTGTGGAAGGGAACTGTAGCATAACATCATCACAATCCTGGTGCACAATAGAGCCAGAGGGACTGATGATGGACTATGATACCAAATGCTctataaaaacaacacagatGACCAAACAAGGGGTTGCAGAGACCCCAATAACTAAAAACATGCTTTTATACAAATCTA TAAAGCTCATACAACCTTTCAACCTAAGTGTTGAAAAAATTGACGAGGGTTTCAATCTCACCTGGGATGTGGCTTACACAAGTCACGAACTGTATGAGAAACTATACTACAGAGTACGATTACGAATTAAAGATGACCCCAGCGAG AAGGAGGAGATTTTCACTCAAGACCAGAACCAACAGTCAATGGTTTTACTCAGTGAAAGACTTCTGCCAGGCAGACAGTACGTGGCCGACGTCCAAGTCGCAGTCCATCCCATGACTATAAAATCCGAGTGGAGTGAATGGAGCAACAGTGCCGAATGGACATGTGACCCCACCGGGTCCGAACAATACTATCTCCTGCTGTTAATGGCAGTACCCATTGCAGCAATTGCCGTGGTGCTCCTGTACAGTGGAAAACt AGGGGGAATCAAAAAGATGTTATTATGGCAACACATCCCAAGCCCCCACGACTACTTCACACCGCTTTACCATACACACCAGGGCGACTTTAAG AAATGGGTCGGGCCGGTCCTGACCTTCAGCAGCTTTGATGTCCTTGAGAAGAACTCCATCGTGCAGGTGCTCTGTGACAAGCAGCAGCCTGAAAAGTCAGAGGAACCTGTCAACAACCGGAACGCTCAACACCGAGACTCCAGTCCTAACAGTCCGGCGAATCAAAACTCCTCCAAATTTTACTTCGATGGAAGCGGCAGTCAAGTCGTCACTCACTCCGGTGGCCACATATCGATGGACACGGTTACGGTGTCTGGTCAGGAGGGCATCGTGGCCGACTGGTCCAGTGAAAGTCACCGACGGAGCATTGAGGACTTCCCCAGCCGCGAAGACGCCGATCGGAGAGCGGACGAAATCGCTGACGGGCAGCTGAGGGCTTTACTACCCAATGGGAGGGGGAGTTTACAGGACTGTGATGATTGGCATGTACAGGATCACATTGAACGGGTTTCCCTGGTCTCCTATAGTTCTAATGAGAACTCCGACGATGGTTACCCTCAAATGGGACTGGATTTAGACACCATAGACAGTGGTTTTCTGGAGTCAGACTGTTCAAGCCCTTCAGCGTTTGATGAGAAAGAGCAGATGGAGACTGCGTCACTAGACGGAGTGGGAGTTTTCCACTCAAATTATGTCAAACAGTGGGTGTCTTTTACGGCGGTCCAGGTCGATACCCACAGCTCTGGATAA